The Labrus mixtus chromosome 16, fLabMix1.1, whole genome shotgun sequence genome window below encodes:
- the LOC132990548 gene encoding transmembrane protein 42, translated as MFPGVLYALLAGFLGAVASSSAKLSLGADYLKGVCETGLRTWGEQRRFRQPDETTACDRLHIPLRLLCGGLLFTCNAVMWTFLAKALRYSSSSTRTTVTTTASNFISSAFLGQLIFGEAQITLWWVGISLTFSGLLVLQRVSPQDGHQNTAAKDD; from the exons ATGTTCCCGGGAGTTCTCTATGCACTGCTGGCGGGTTTCCTCGGGGCTGTGGCGTCGTCGTCGGCCAAGCTTTCCCTCGGAGCCGACTATCTGAAGGGGGTCTGTGAAACCGGACTCCGGACATGGGGAGAGCAGCGGAGATTTCGACAACCGGACGAAACTACCGCCTGTGACCGG CTTCACATCCCTCTGAGGCTGCTGTGTGGCGGACTGCTTTTCACCTGCAATGCTGTGATGTGGACCTTTCTTGCCAAAGCACTCAGgtattcctcttcctccacccgAACCACTGTGACCACCACCGCCTCCAACTTTATATCTTCC GCTTTCCTGGGGCAGCTTATCTTTGGTGAAGCCCAGATAACATTGTGGTGGGTTGGGATCTCCTTGACCTTCTCTGGTCTGTTGGTTCTGCAGAGAGTTTCACCGCAGGATGGACATCAGAACACAGCCGCTAAGGACGACTAG